ATTGTTCCATTATGATGGCCGGGCTAGCGAATGGGAAGAATTTGAGTGGTCGAAGCGAGCTATCCATGTCAGCGCCCGGAAGCAAACCAAATGGTGAGAAATATGCAACTCCATTTGATAAATGAGCAAGTGATAGCTACAGCTGTGGCCTCTGAGTGTGTACTTTCTTATTTAAGGTGGTATGCCAAACGATTCCTTCATCCGGACATTGTGGCTCCGTATGAGTACATATTTATCTGGGATGAAGATTTAGGAGTGGAGCATTTTGATGCAGAAGAGTAAGTGCCGAGCGAAAAGCAGTTTCACTTAGTTTGATGAAACCTGTAAAGTTTCTCTAAGTCAGAATTGCTCTTCTATTTAAAACCCAGGTACATTAAACTTGTAAAGAAGCATGGATTGGAGATCTCACAACCTGCTTTGGATCCCCAAGGCAGAGTCTTCACATGGCCAATAACACTAAGAAGAGACAACGGAGAAGTTCATAAGCGAGTCCTAGAAGATTTCATTTTCCCTCCGATGTAATATATGATACTTTTCATTATTGCCTTTCTAAtcgattttcttattttttttcttggtcaTTAGTTTTACTAGTTGAAAACTTCTATTGATGGaaccaaaagaaaagattatttgATTGACAGGTTTCTTCCATACAGGGAAATTTGGAAGCCAGAAGGGTGCGCTGACCCGCTTTTACCGCCATGTGCTGCGTAAGTACGAGCCCATAATTATGTttgctatttcttttttcctttcgttTATTTGACATTTATGTAATGTGTACAATACCTTAACTACAGATTTGTCGAGATAATGGCACCCGTGTTCTCCCGCGCTGCATGGCGCTGTGTATGGCATATGATTCAGGTGGAGTATATCAGATACGCACTTGTTAGTCGTTTTATTGCCTTACTTGGAAATCGGCAAAATGTCATGTTCTTGTTGTGCAGAATGACTTGGTTCATGGATGGGGCCTTGATTTTGCGTTTAGAAAATGCGTGGAGGTACTCCCAAGCATGTGTACCTAATTTCTTTGTTCGGATATCAGACTTTGTACATGTGTCTTTGGCATTGTTTCCTTTTTACTCACTCATATTCTTAGAAGTCAAAAGAACTTACGGAATGGTCAATTTGATTTTTGTTATAATCCATTTGCTCGCAAAAAAAGTctttattgataatttttatgtCTTGGGGTGGAGAGTTTGGGGGATTTCAAACTTTTAAGTATTTCTAATGAGTTATGGTTCTCTGATaaacgtgtttttttttttatctgattttggAATAGCCGGCTCACGAGAAAATCGGTGTTGTAGATGCTCAGTGGATTGTTCATCAAGCAGTTCCTTCACTAGGGAACCAGGTACCAAAATAGAAACACGAAAATTCCTTCAAGACATTCTCCCTAAACAGCTTGattaatctttttttctcttctattaCTGTAGGTCGAGCCCGACGAAGACAAAGCACCATTGGAAAGGGTAGGTCAATTTACTTCATCTCCCAAGTGTTTTAGCCATATAAAGTGTatggttttggttttggttttggttttggttttaacAAGCTTCACATTATGCTTATATTTTGAGTGCTGTTTTTTGGGTAATTACCAACAGGTAAGGGAGAGGAGCAGGAAAGAATGGGACCTGCTTGAGAAGAGGCTGGCACACGCAGAGAAGATGTACTGCTGGAGAAAAAGGATCGCTCCCCAATTTTTAGTTTAACATTCACTTAAGCAAGTGTAACAAATCAGATAACTATtgcttagttcatttttttgggttttttttttttgttttttatgtttTCTCTCGTCTTTCTTCGGAAGCCCTAACTGCTTCCACCCTGTATCGCTTAGTTCatttttacttaatgaatgaagcgggtagcttgctatcttttctcaaaaaaaaaaaaaaaacaaaatcagatAATATAGAttccattttctttttatatagagCGTTACTTGGCATTCAAATTGAAGGCAATGAAATTTAATGATCTTGGCAAGTGCAGTGAACATTTTGTCACGTTTTTGGATACTAAATTTTTgtatccaaaatatatatatatatatatatatatatatatatatatatatatatatatttgtgaggcCTCTTTTGACATGTGATAAATTCTAACTATTATTGTACATAGACTTATAAATGTTTTTCGATATGACACTCATAATTTGACTATTTATTTGGCATGTGATAGATTTTACTAGTATGtgaattgaataaaatatagtcgtatgaaaataaaaaaaaaaaaaagataaaaataagagTGGGTCAGTTTTCTCACAATTACAAAGAAGactttttttatgaaatagGGCTTAAGTTGTACTGCAATCATCGTAGCCTCAGGGTTGGTAATTTTGCGGACCAAAGTgcagtttatatatttttttttaaatgaacaACAAAAAGATAACTCCATTCACGCACGCGGCACCtgacccaaaaaaaagaaaaagaaaaagaaaaatctttcATCACGTGCGCTGCACGTGATTACCGTATGGGTTCCTTGCATGTTACAAAAGCAAGAGAGGCGgtttagtttctctctctctctctctctcttccgcgCGAGGGTCGGTTCGCCCCGGCAACGAAAACCTAGCCCCTCGCTTGCGGCGGCAAAACCCTAAAGCGAATCCTTGCTTCCTCGAGAAAAGCCGAGATGAATCCTTACGACCTCAGATACGCCGATCCCTATTCCTACAGAGAGCGACGAAGGTAACGAAATTTTCTCTTACTGCAACAAAATTATCcatcctctcctcctcttttttttgttttttgttttcttcttcttcttcttcttcttcttcttgataattattattattgttgttgttgttgattgCAGTGATTTTATGCCGCCATCGAATGGGCAGATGATGCACCCATTCTCCGTCCCGATTGGCGGCGGCGNCCTTTCCCACATTCCTTCCCGAGGCAACCTCGGTTCCCGCGGCGGCCGCGGAGGGAGGGGATTCGATGCCGGGAGAGCCGgtggaggacgaggaggaggtggtggtggtggtggtggtggtggtagaaGTGGAGGTGCCCGGCGACCGGATTTGAAGCGCGGCAGCGGAAGGGGCCAAGAAGTCGCCGGCCGTGGAGGCGGAAGGGGAAGGGGATCCGATGGTGGGCGTGGCAGAGGACGAtcaggcggcagcggcggcggcggcggtggtagGGGTTTTGGGAAGCCGAGAAATAGTCTCGACAACATGACCCTTCCGAAACAGAATTTCCGCGATCTGATCCCCTTCAAGAAGGATTTTTACGTAGAGAGCCCTTCGGTGCAGGCGATGTCTGAGCAAGAGGCTGTGCTGTATCGTATGCGACGGGAAATCACGGTGGAAGGCCGCGACGTGCCAAAGCCTCTCAGATTTTTTCATGAGGCTAACTTCCCAGGTTGGTCTATAACTGATTGCCAATTTAGACTAGTTAGAAGTCCACTTGATTGAATTAGTTTGCTAAACTGGGTTCCATTAATTTGCTATGTCTTCTGTGTTTTCTGAACAGATTATTGTATGCAAGTGATAGCTAAATGTGGTTTTATCGAACCAACACCTATTCAAGCTCAAGGTTGGCCAATGGCTTTAAAGGGC
This DNA window, taken from Ananas comosus cultivar F153 linkage group 5, ASM154086v1, whole genome shotgun sequence, encodes the following:
- the LOC109710668 gene encoding uncharacterized protein LOC109710668 isoform X2; the encoded protein is MTKPGNFSRRSGLFGSSENTTLIVFASIGMTVGYILAISNHAINTTEVYVSTNSRGAGRLPPGIVVSESDFYLRRLWGDPEEDLLVEKYLATFAVGYDQKANVDAIVKKFSENFTIVLFHYDGRASEWEEFEWSKRAIHVSARKQTKWWYAKRFLHPDIVAPYEYIFIWDEDLGVEHFDAEEYIKLVKKHGLEISQPALDPQGRVFTWPITLRRDNGEVHKRVLEDFIFPPMFLPYREIWKPEGCADPLLPPCAAFVEIMAPVFSRAAWRCVWHMIQNDLVHGWGLDFAFRKCVEPAHEKIGVVDAQWIVHQAVPSLGNQVEPDEDKAPLERVRERSRKEWDLLEKRLAHAEKMYCWRKRIAPQFLV
- the LOC109710668 gene encoding uncharacterized protein LOC109710668 isoform X1; the encoded protein is MFSCFCNFEVTDMTKPGNFSRRSGLFGSSENTTLIVFASIGMTVGYILAISNHAINTTEVYVSTNSRGAGRLPPGIVVSESDFYLRRLWGDPEEDLLVEKYLATFAVGYDQKANVDAIVKKFSENFTIVLFHYDGRASEWEEFEWSKRAIHVSARKQTKWWYAKRFLHPDIVAPYEYIFIWDEDLGVEHFDAEEYIKLVKKHGLEISQPALDPQGRVFTWPITLRRDNGEVHKRVLEDFIFPPMEIWKPEGCADPLLPPCAAFVEIMAPVFSRAAWRCVWHMIQNDLVHGWGLDFAFRKCVEPAHEKIGVVDAQWIVHQAVPSLGNQVEPDEDKAPLERVRERSRKEWDLLEKRLAHAEKMYCWRKRIAPQFLV